One Salvelinus alpinus chromosome 9, SLU_Salpinus.1, whole genome shotgun sequence genomic window, TGTGATTAAAGTATGGGACTCGTGTTAATGAGTGTTAGCGCTGTGACCATTTTTTCTTTGTCTGAAGAAAGACAATTTCCCTGTGCACCGCTCAAGAGACATCTCTAGTTACAGTACCACTATGGCAGTCAGGCCTATTCTATATGTCAGTGGGTCATCATAACTAATTATCTGAATACAGTGCAATTGATCTGACACCATGGCAATCCAAACTCAAACCATATCCATTCCAGAGCCACACCTCATCACTATCTTCCCTGTTCATCTACTCTGACCTATCAGTCCGCATCTTCCCTGAGGTGCATTGGAAAGGTGCAGCTTTGCTATGGGTGTATGCCGTGCGCCTACAGGGCTCTACTATGGAGGCCTGTGTCTCTCTCACGTCAGGGCTAGGGCACGGATCAGAGGAGTCATTTCCATTTCCTCCCACTTGGCTAATTACAGTCTGCATGCTCTGCCAGCCATTCTTCTTCCCTCATGTCATAACAGAAACCTGTGCAGTGGAAAACCCCTGATTACCCTGCATAGATTAGATAGAGGCTTTAATAGAGTAAACCAAGCCTCGCAGGGTGGTATATGTTTTAACAGAGAGAGAAGCGTCGGGAGTTGATGTTCATCTTGGTGAGGCCAAGGTGTTTGAGGGGGGTGGACAGAGCAAAGGCAGCCTTCATGGGGATGTCACAGAGCAGGTCGGACTCCTCTCCACACTCCTCCAGCTCGTAGGTGGCGTCGTCCAGCATCTCCTTGTGGCGGTGACACACCTGCTCCACCTTCAGCCGGTGGATCTCCACACGCAGACGGATCAGCTGGCGTGCCAGACGGTTATCCTGGAACCGCATCTCCCTCTGAGTATGacgaggaagggaaagagagagggaagagattaGCAATCAAATATCAATTCAAGCGCTCAATCCCTTGGATTAGGTTTTCGTCATTGATGTGTAAAGACACCAACACATGATCTGTGTTAAAAATTATTTGTTCTATTTTAGGATTTTTCAGCTCTGAAATGAACGCAAGGTTCATGTTGTTTTAGTGTGTTTGCATTGTTTTGGATGCAAAGATAGCACAAAGTCATGCTGTAATCAGAGCTCAACCTGAAAACAGGTTTATTTTCCATAGATGTCTTCATCACATGACACTGGTGGCTGGCACATAGACCCTGCACTATGGCACACTTGCGTCATGAGGATGCACAAACCAGGCAAACCAAACCAGTGAAACTACCTACCTGGTAATTATGTTTGCCAAATAGTCGCATTGTGTCCGATTCAAATTGACTTGAGTATATCTGATTCTAAATATCTAGGACGTTATGCAGAAATATTGCAGCCTTATTAATTTCTAACATGTTCCAAGTAAAAATAACTGAGTCAGAGTTGGAGAAAAAAAGAGACAATATCTGCATTAAAATAAGTGCACTCACCAGCTCTTTTCTAAGAAAATCCAACGCATCATCAATGGTATCGAAGCCACAGATGTTGCGGATGGTTAGATCTGAGTTCTCATCCCGCATAATTTCAGGCAAAAACACATATTTCTCTGCAGTCTCTTGACTATTATCTAAACCATTTGGGTTCTCCTTCCACGGTCGGCTCTGCAAGCGCTCCTGCCATTCAAAGTAGGATGGTCTGCGGGTTTGCAACTTTAGTTTTTCGGTAAGTACTTTCACATTGTTCAAATCCTCAGCGTTTCCCTCTGCATCTCCTTCGCAGTTGTCCTCGCCTCCTAGCTCCTTGAAGTCCATTGCAAGTGCACTAGACGTTTTAAATGGATCTGCGTAAAAAGACATCATAGAGGCTGCAAAAACTTTTTAATGAGTTATTCACAGAGCAGGATATGCCCCTTGAGTGTTCAGTCAGTGGGCTTGCCAGTTCTGGATTGGAGTGCACTGGTGATCCTTACTTTATTTATAGAGTGATAAGGATAAACAAAAGTTACCGCCCCTTATTGAGCGAGGGAGAAGAGGTGTAGGCCATGCAAGTGTGCAGCCTCCCTCAAGTATCCATGTAACCACACGTTGGTGAAAGAAAGAGTTAGCGGTGTCTACTTATGGCAGCACTCAGGTGCAACTTTTAACATTGGAATGcaatgatttgatttgacatgtctATGGTTCAAAGGCTTTAAAAAATCCTAGTGGAAAATGGTAATTTGATAAAAGTGACATGGATTTATCCATATCTCTGAAACTTGTGAAGTTAAGATGACACCTAGATATATTTAGCATTTATATGGAATGTTTCTAATTAATATTTCTTATTTGATTACATTTGAATTCTTTTGGTGTTACCAATTCATTTTTATTAGGACAGGTACAGTAGCTATACATACAAATTATGTATCAGTGCATGATCCTGGCTGGAACAGCTGACAAACTGTATAAAGGTTTCACTTACtaggactgtgatatgtggttgtcttacctaggTTGTTTGCtgtgataagagtgtctgctaaatgacaaaaatgcaaACGTAAACTCAGAAATAGGATTGGAATGTTTTCCTTTAGGGCAATGCCTCCATCTAGTGGTGATGTTCTAACACGCACGGGGAATCATTTTGACTTGCTGGAAAGATGGATGGGATAGCAAGCAGCTTGCTGCATGTTTTACACTATAtgtgagtaaaaaaaaaattactcTCTGCCACCTACTGTTTGACCTCCGGATGATAAATTTTCTATCAAAGACTAGGTCAACACACAGGAAATGAGAATGGTATTCACAAATGTTGACCAATACAGTGGCTTGCTTTAGGTTGGTGACCTGACGTTACTAGATGAGTAATGTAAACTAACTAGTCTGAGATGGTTCAACAACAGCTTGAAAGAGACAGCTGATTTCACTCATAAAATCTAGTATGATTTTTATACATACTCAACTCCAATGGtcgaattaagcaataaggcccgagggggtgtggtacatggccaatataccagggctaagagctgttcttaggcacagtgTAAAACGAGCCGTTCACTCCTGTACCGTCGGGCACACTGTATGGGAGTATGAGGTCTGATGCCAATAGGCTCAgtgacagtttctatctacaagccatcagactgctgaacacttgaactggactgaccacctgcactgactCTCTGCACCtcagcacacatgcactcacgcaTACTGATATACACTCACGCATACTGATATACACTCACGCATACTGACATGCACTCACGCATACTGACATGCACTCACGCATACTGATATACACTCACGCATACTGATATACACTCTTATTATGATTGCTAAATGCTGCACTATATAAACACTTGCCCCCTAAAACATGTGttaatattggactataaattaaTTTGTTTATTCTATTGTGCTATTTACTTTATGTTcctattcttatcttttattttctcttattgttgttgcattgtcgagaaggaacctgccagtaagcatttcgttggatggTGTATACCATATGTATCCTGTAGGTGACAGTGTTGTAAGTTGAGCTTCACTCCGTCAAAGGAAATATAGTATTTTTTCAAGCAAAgttatctacatatatttcaggatttCCTGTATCCCTGGAAATTATCAGAATTTCGTGTAAACgtagttttgaaaacatagctcgTCCCAAAAAAGTGGTCTCGGCACAACTTACCCCGGGTATGGGATAAGTTGAGCGGCGGGATAGGGTAAGTTAAGCCAcctacacatttctgtactgaatgaatTATTACCATTAACTTTTTAAAACCATATCTATCTTTAGAACAGAATGGCTGCGGTTCCGGATGTTCTGGAACCTGACTTGCCGTGGCTATTGTTACGGAGATTTCTGCGCATGTGCAGGATTTTTGTTTATGTAGCTACTGCTCCTCTGCCCATCATTGACATGGCTGGACCCTATCTAGCCATGACCCATTGAGATGCAGGGGGAAACTTCATGTTGTACACTaaagatataaactcagcaaaaaaagaaacgtcctcccactgtcaactgcgtttattttcagcaaacttaacatgtgtaaatatttgtatgaccataacaagattcaacaactgagacataaactgaacaagttccacagacatgtgactaacagaaatggaataatgtgtccctgaacaaagggggggtcaaaataaaaagtaacagtcagtatctggtgtggccaccagctgcattaagtactgcagtgcatctcctcctcatggactgcaccagatttgctagttcttgctgtgagatgttaccccactcttccaccaagacacctgcaagttcccggacatttctggggggaatggccctagccctcaccctccgatccaacaggtcccagatgtgctcaatgggattgagatctgggctcttcgctggacatggcagaacactgacattcatgtcttgcaggaaatcacgcacagaacgagcagtatggctgttggcattgtcatgctggagggtcatgtcaggatgagcctgcaggaagggtaccacatgagggaggaggatgtcttccctgtaacgcacagcgttgagattgcctgcaatgacaacaatctcagtctgatgatgctgtgacacaccgccccagaccatgacggaccctccacctccaaatcaatcgcgctacagagtacaggcctcagtgtaacgctcattccttcgacgataaacacgaatccgaccatcacccctggtgagacaaaaccgcgacttgtcagtgaagagcactttttgccagtcctgtctggtccaacgacggtgggtttgtgcccataggcgtcgttgttgccggtgatgtcgggtgaggacctgccttacaacaggcctacgagccctcagtccagcctctctcagcctattgcggacagtctgagcactgatggagggattgtgcgttcctggtgtaactcgggcagttgttgttgccatcctgtacctgtcccgcaggtgtgatgttcggctgTACCGATCctctgcaggtgttgttacacgtggtctgccactgcgaggacgatcagctgtccgtcctgtctccctgtagcactgccttaggcgtctcacaatacggacattgcaatttattgcccaggccacatctgcagtcctcatgcctccttgcagcatgcctaaggcacattcacgcagatgagcagggaccctgggcatctttcttttggtgtttttcagagtcggtagaaaggcctctttagtgtcctaagttttcataactgtgaccttaattgcctaccgtctgtaagctgttagtgtcttaacgaccgttccacaggtgcatgttcattaattgtttatggttcattgaacaaccatgggaaacagtgtttaaaccctttacaatgaagatctgtgaagttatttggatttttacgaattatctttgaaagacagggtcctgaaaaagggaagtttctttttttgctgagtttaggtggTGGGCGACGGCGAAAACAGTGAAGCTGATCGATCTACGTTGAAGGAGGagctgattttttttatttatgacAATTACATATTCTTATGATTACTGTCAAATTTGTTAGCACCTTCAATTTGTGCACATTTTCTCTGAAAAAGTATATTTCAACACAATTTTTTTTTGTGAACCAATCAGAACTTCCGTACATACCCCTAGTGATAAAGGGAGGCAATGGCCTGCTTCTATCTACGATGTAAACACAGCCTGACATTAAATTGTAATCTGCTGTCAGTATAACATTAGCTCCCAAAAACTGAAATAAGATAAATATCTGTTAGAGTACACTTCAAATATCCAGCATGCAATATGAATGGTCTTGATCATATGAAGAAGTAACTCTGTTGACCATTTAGCCAATTTATtgaaagctagccaatgttacagTTGACTAGCCTAGCCAGCTAATACTGTACATGTCAATGTGCCTGCTCAGGAAGCTAGTGTTTCATTAGCTATCTGAAAGCAAAGATTTTGGATATGCTGACAGAATACATagctccgccctaacaatgggagtcgttgtccacaatGCGGCATGGCGGGCTGTCTAGCgcccgcctatcctttctttggattggtggtgTAAGGTactgggtgtcggagtgcgaagtcaggcgcaggaaaacaGAGGATTCAATATAATGTTCATTTAATGCAACACGGAGAACCTCGGCCACCCCACTCGACACTGGGTGCTCAAaataaactgccccagacacggggaacgaAAACAGTCCAGTATATTACTCGAACATACACAAACACCAagcttacaataaacaatcccgcacaaagaaacgggcgggccggctgactaataaagcccaactaataGAACAGacacaaaacaggtgtaaccaataaacacataaggagggggagaaaataatcagtggcagctaataggccggtgacgacgaccgccgagcgccacccgaacgggaaagagagcctgcctcggtcggagtcgtgacaggtGGATACATCTCATTAGTGTTATCCTTTTTAAAATATTCAATAAGGGTGGGTGACGTCAactgcctgtattcaatggagagagatgctatgctactagcctcatACCATGAACATGCATAGCCATCTCGagacaactccgatataaagtgttttttttctcaaagtttcacaatgtcacgtgtcctacttatatcagtacactcataACAACTTAACCATTCCGAAAcctctattcgatcaaataaatctcacatagcaaataagccatacattttttgttgttgaccaaattcgacactatCTCATTAACCTCCACacaaaaactccttgcttggtggGCGAAACACCAAAAAAACATcacctgctggagggagacacATTTTCCGCTGAGTTGGGCCTCGCTCTTCCTCTTCGTTATCAGTGAAtttcagaggtgggaccaagtcacaaGCAAGTTTCACGTCGAGTcaagtccaagtcgtgcattctaaGAGCAAGCCAAGCCAAGTCGCGTATACAGGTAATGACTTGTTTAACTACAAATCTTGGTCTATTTATTGAGGATACCAGACAgcccttttcattattttgtctacaacaCATATTGATTATGTAATAATTAATTTGAACAACAAATGCCAAACGCAAGCTTCATAAGTAAATGATCAATTTCAAGCTATTTTGACATACCAAAAGACCAGTAGGCCTAAGCTAGTAATTGTTGCTTGATGCCCCATTGCATCCAAACTTTTTGGGAGCTTCATATCCATTTATGGCAATTATCTCTCCCTACAATTTGATGTTTGCGCTGCACCCGATATAGCTGTACAACAAATCAGCAATCTGTTTGCTAGCTCAGTGGTTTTCAAACTTTTTGACCCCTGATCCCCAAAAAGGAGCGGTTCAAAGCTTGCGAACCCCGCGTACGCACAGGGCAAACACAATCGCTGTGCAAATGTAGCCTGTCATTACAGCCATAAACAGTGATGCCTTTTCAAAACGCAAGATACAGAAATGAACTACGTTTTACATCTGCATTTTGAGCTGAAAGTCATTCATGTTAACAGTCAATATCAACTAGGGATATCATGTCTTACATTGTCACTTCTCTGGAGTCCAGAGTAAGCAGGATCATACAGAGACCTGCCTTGCTGTTGACTGCCATGTTGTGCTTCCTTTTTTGTGCTTTTTATTTCGAGATTTGCTAAGCACAATTATGTCTATGTCCAGTTTGAAGGAGCGTCTGTGTGAGCTGGTGAGACAATACGAGAACCTTTACAACTCTTCGATGCGGTTGTATAGGGACAAGCAAGCAAAAGTCAACAGCTGGAGGGAAATATCACACAATTTGAACACCCATACTGATATCAAAGAAACATGTCTACTTTGCGTTTGTATGTACTCGTCATGCAGCCGagttaggatagcctgaacatgtAAAAGTTGGGTTGGTGTATCTAGCTAGAACGGTTCAAGAGTTTAAATTATTATTGGTAGTAATTATATgcacatttttgcacatttaagTAGTTATAATTTTTAGTGCAGACCAGagctgtgtggttgtggtcagtagttgtggtcccCAAATGTGTTCAGCAGTTGGGTGGTTGTGGTCAAAAGTTGTATGGTTGTAGTCGGTagtttgtggttgtggtcagaagttgtgtggttgtggtcagtagttgtgtagtCATGGTAACTAAATGTGGTcagcagttgtgtggttgtggtcagtagttgtggtcccCAAATATGTTcagcagttgtgtggttgtggtcaaaaGTTGTGTGGTTGCAGTCGATagtttgtggttgtggtcagaagtcgtgtggttgtggtcagtcgtTGTGTAGTCATGGTAACTAAATGTGGTcagcagttgtgtggttgtggtcagtagttgtgtggtcaatagttgtgaggttgtggtcagtagttctggccaggtggttgtggtcagtatttGTGGTGGTCAGTAGTTATGGTGATTTAGATGTGTGGTCAgatgttgtggtcagtagttttgtggttgaggtcactagatgtggtcagcagttgtgtggttgtggtcaaatgctgtgtggttgtggtcagttggtgtttcagtctagctcagtgttttctgtggtggtgggacaGCCAGCATAAAATACGTagcataggggttggtaatgttctctagttgcgctgtgattggctcagtgttctgtcactcatgggaacactacgtcaccgcaaactCTAACGCTTCGAACACGCTGACAGTGTCCTTGCGCAAAATAgtatgcagcatcatctggatatgtatgcaacaaaagttcaacattcaccttctgctaccatttctgtcaagccgtctacatATACAGTGCATATGCTTGATAAATCCAATTTATGCACCACaccgaacgcactgcaactgtctctgcaacgc contains:
- the LOC139530710 gene encoding protein FAM167B-like; amino-acid sequence: MMSFYADPFKTSSALAMDFKELGGEDNCEGDAEGNAEDLNNVKVLTEKLKLQTRRPSYFEWQERLQSRPWKENPNGLDNSQETAEKYVFLPEIMRDENSDLTIRNICGFDTIDDALDFLRKELREMRFQDNRLARQLIRLRVEIHRLKVEQVCHRHKEMLDDATYELEECGEESDLLCDIPMKAAFALSTPLKHLGLTKMNINSRRFSLC